CATCATTGTTACACACCCTTTCCTTTTGTTAATCTCTTGAAAGACAGTAAAGGTTGAAAAAAAATGAAATAACCTGAGAATACGGGCCTTCGTTTCCCCTACCTCCCCCTCTGACGAATGGCGGCCCCGATGCAGTTTTGGATGAAGGCCCGGTTGCGGACCAAAATCGTTATCGGAATGGTGGCCGTTCTGGCGGTGGGCGCCGCGGCCATCACCGGTTTGTCCCTGTGGCTTTCCCGTCAGGCAAGCCAGGCGGCGGCCATCGCGCTGACCGCCGAGCTGGCCGAACACCAGACCGCCCGCGTCTCCGCCGACATCGCCCAGGCGGTGGACAGCGCCCGCGCCATCGCCGACCTGATCGCCGCCGAGCGCAGCACCGGCGAGCCGCGCCGCACGGTGGTCAACCGCTTCCTCGCCCGTGTGGCCGGCGCCAACCCGTCCTATGCCGGGGTCTGGGTCGATATGGCCGACAACGGCTTCGACGGGCATGACGCCGCGTTCACCGCCCGCGACGGGGAAATCCTGGGTCTGCCCAACACCGGGCGCATGAGCCTGCTGTGGCTGCCCGGCGACAAGGAGCCCAAGGCCGACGACAGCGAGGGCGTGACCTATGAAGAGGTCCAGACCAAGACCTATTACCGCAGCGCCGCCACCGCCCGGAAGGAGGTGGTGACCGAACCCTATCTCGACGACCTGACCAAGGCGCTGATGACCAGTGCCGCCATGCCGGTGATGGACGGGGGCGCGGTGATCGGCGTGGCCGGCATCGACCTGTCGCTCGCCGGCCTGACCGAGGCGGTGGCGCAGGTGAAGCCCTATGGCGACGGCTTCGTCGCCGTGCTGTCGGCCTCGGGCCGCTATGTCGCCCATCCCACGGCGGGGCGCCTGTCGCAGACGGCGGACGACCTTCCCGCCGCGGCCCGCCAGGCCGTCGCCGAGGGCCGCGTGTTCGAAGGCGATGCGATGCTGAACGGCCGGGATTATTACCTGCGCGTCTCCCCCATCCGCTTCAGCCGCACCGACGGCGCCTGGGCCTTCATGGTGGCGGTGCCGCGGGCCAGCATCATGGCCGACGCCAACCGGCTGACGCTGCTGGTGGGGCTGGTCGGGCTGGGCTGCATCGCCGTGGGCACGCTGGTGGCCCTGGCGCTCGGCGGCGGGCTGGCCCGTCCGCTGGCGGCGATGACCGAGGCGATGAAGCGGCTGGCCGACGGCGACCTCACCACCTCCATCCCCGCACTCGACCGCGCCGACGAGGCCGGGACCATGGCCCGGGCGGTGGATGTGTTCAAGAACGGCCTGATCCGCGCCCACGAACTGGACCTTGCGCAAAAGGCCGAATGGCAGGCGCGCGAGGCGCGGGCCACCACGCTCGCCACGCTCCAGCGCGGGTTCGAGGGCAAGGCCGGCGGCCTGTCGGGCGAGTTGTCGGCGTCGGCCGTGCAGTTGAAGGCGACGGCGGAATCGCTGCTGGCCATCGCCGAGCGCACCAGCGGCCAGACCGCATCGGTCACCGTCGCCGCCCAGCAATCCTCGTCCAACGTCCAGACCGTCGCCGCCACCACCGAACAGCTTTCCGCCTCCATCCGCGGCATCGGGCGCCAGTTGGAGGAATCGGCCCGCATCACCGGCGAGGCGGTCAGCTCGGTGGAGCAGACCAACACCACCGTGGCGGCCCTGGCCCAGGGCGCCCAGCAGATCGGCGACGTGGTGACCCTGATCCAGTCCATCGCCGCGCAGACCAACCTGCTGGCGCTGAACGCCACCATCGAGGCGGCCCGCGCGGGCGAAGCCGGCAAGGGTTTCGCCGTCGTCGCGTCGGAGGTGAAGAACCTCGCTTCCCAGACCGCCAAGGCCACCGAGGACATCGTGGCCCAGGTGGACGAGATCCGCGCCGTCACCGGCCAGACCGTTCAGTCGATCCAGGGGATCGGCGACACCATCGCCCAGGTGAACCGCATCGCCGCCACCATCTCCGCCGCGGTGGAGGAACAGGGCGTTGCCACCGAAGAGATCGCCCGCAACATCCAGCAGGCGGCCCAGGGTGCGCGCGAGGTCAGCGACACCATGGACGACATCCGCCGCGCCGCCGCCCAGACCGGTGCGGCCGCATCGCAGGTGCTGGCCGCCGCCGGCACGGTGGCGGAGCGCTCAGGCTCCCTGACCGTCGAGGTGGACCACTTCTTTACCGCGGTTCATAAGGCGTAAGGTTTCAGCCAGGGGCTTTGCCCCTGGCGGGGAGCGCCGAGGGGAAGCCCCCCTCGGCAAACATGTTTCAGCTCAGACCCTTCTGGCCCATGGCCAGGAACTTGGCGCGGCGGGCGGCCTTCAGGGTGGCGGCGTCCAGGCCGTCCAGTTCGCTCAGAGCCTCTTCGATGGCATCGCCCAGCGCCTTGGCGATGTCGGCGGGGTCGCGGTGGGCGCCGCCGATGGGCTCCAGGATCACGCTGTCGATCACCCCCAGTTCCTTCAGATCCTGGCTGGTGACGCGCAGCGCGGTGGCGGCGTCGCTGGCGTTGTTGGGGTTGCGCCACAGGATGGAGGCACAGCCCTCGGGCGAGATCACCGAATAGATCGCGTGTTCCAGCATCAGCACCCGGTCGGCGGCGGCCAGCGCGATGGCGCCGCCCGAACCGCCTTCGCCGATCACGGCGGCAACCAGCGGAACGCCGATGCGCAGGCAGGTCTCGATGCTCTTGGCGATGGCTTCGGCCTGGCCGCGCTCCTCGGCATCGACGCCGGGGAAGGCCCCCGCCGTGTCCACCAGCGTCACCACCGGCAGGCGGAAGCGTTCGGCCAGAAACATCAGCCGCTGGGCCTTGCGGTAGCCCTCGGGCTTGGCCATGCCGAAGTTGTGGCGGACGCGGGTTTCGGTGTCGTGGCCCTTTTCCTGGGCGATCACCACCACCGAGCGGCCGCGGAAGCGGCCAAGGCCGCCGATGATGGCCTCATCCTCGGCGAAATGGCGGTCACCGGCCAGCGGCGTGAAATCCTCCACCAGCGCCTTGATGTAATCCAGGCCGTGGGGGCGGTTGGGGTGGCGGGCCACCTGCACCTTCTGCGCCGGGGTCAGCTTGGCGTAGGTCTGGCGCAGGAGCTTGTCCACCTTGGCCTGAAGCTTGCCCACCTCGTCGGCGATGTTGATGTCGCCGGCATTGGTCAGGTGCCGCAGCTCCTCGATCTTGCCTTCCAGCTCGGCGATGGGCTTTTCGAATTCCAGGAACGTGTGCATGGTGGGGCGTGTGCGTCAATGGGTCGGGGGATAAGCCGCCGGGCCGGCGAAGAACGGGTTTCGATAGCACGCTGCCGCAGCCCACGCCACCCCTAAACCCCGCACGGCGGCACCCGGCGCCTGTTGCCAAACCAGAAAATTCCCCCCTCTCCCGCCCGGGGAGAGGGCTTATGGGCCTGATTTCAGCGCACGAACACCCCGACCAGTTCCACATGGGCCGCCCACAGGAACTGATCCACCGGCACCACATGGGTCAGGCGGTAGCCGCCGTCGGTGAGCGTGCGGGCGTCGCGGGCAAAGGTCGCCGGGCTGCACGATACCCCCACCACCAGCGGCACCGCCGACGACGCCAGCGCGGACGCCTGGGCCGCGGCACCGGCCCGCGGCGGATCGAACACAACGGCTTCGAAACGATCCAGTTCCTTCACCGTCAGCGGGTCGGTGAACAGGTCGCGCCGCTCCCACGTGATGCGCCGGTTCGCCGCCCCGCGGGACAGGGATGCCAGGGCCGCCGCGTCCCCCTCCACCGCGTGGACGGTGCCGCGCTCGGCCAAGGGAAAGGTAAAGGTGCCCAGACCGGCGAAGAGATCCACGATCCGCTTCGGCCCCGGCCCCACCGCCTCCACCACCGCCGCGGTCAGGGCCGCCTGCCCCGCATCGCTGGCCTGCTGGAAGGCGCCCGGTGCCGGCTCGATGATTGCGGAACCGAAACGGATGGTGGCGCCGCCGCGGTGGGCCACCGGCTCCGAGTCTCCGCCGTCTTCGGCCTGCCATGCCACGCGGGCGAGTTTCTGGTCTTCGGCGAAGACGGCCAGCCGTTCCCGCGCCCGCCGGTCAAGCGCCGGCGGCCCCACCAGCAACAGGTCGAGTCCGCCGTCGGCCACGCTCACCATCAGGTCGCAGGCCCCGCCGTCGGGCAGGATCCCGGCCAGCAGCTCCCGCGCCGGGGCCAGCAGCCCCAGCAGGGCGGGGTGAATCACCGGACACTCGGCCAGATCGGCCACCCGATGGCTCTGCCGCCCGTTGAATCCCAGCCACACCCGCTTTCCCCGTTTCAAGGCGGCGAAGCGGGCACGGCGGCGGCCAAGGGGGGCCGTCCGCGCCAGCGGGTGCAGCGGCACGCCGGCCAGCCCCACCCGGTCCAGCACCGTGCGCACCTGCGCCACTTTCCAATCGGCGTAGGCGCCGTCGTCCATATGCTGGAGCGTACACCCGCCGCAGACACCGAAATGGCTGCAGGGCGGGGGAACGCGGTGGGGTGAAGGCTCAATAATTTCAAGGAGTTCGGCCCGTACGCCCTCCCCCTTTCCCTCCTTGGCGGCGCCGAGACCGGCGCGCACGCTCACCCGTTCCCCGGCGATGGTGAAGGGCACGTACAGGCGTACGCCCCCCTGTTGCGCCAGCCCATCGCCGCGGGCACCCACGGCGGTGATGGTGACGTCGATGGTCTGGGGGGCCGGGGCCGGGGCCGGGCGGCGGACGGGGCGGCGGGCGTTCACGGGATCGGGGCTTTCGTCAGACGAGCGAATGGGACGACAGGGCGGCGCGCAGGGAATCGGGGACCGGCGTGGGCCGGCGGGTGCCGGCGTCCAGCAGCACGCACACCGCTTCCTGGGTGCTGATGCAGGCATCGCCCTTGAACACCGCCCCGCCCAGCGTCAGGGAGGTGTTCCCCAGCCGCAGCACCCCCATGCCGATGCGGATGGACGCGGGGTAATGCAATTCGGCGCGGTAGTCGATGACGCTGCGGGCCAGCGCGATCAGCCACGGCTTGTCCGGCCCGAATCCATCCAGATGGCGCAGGAACTCCACCCGTCCATGCTCGAAGAACACGCCGAAGGCGTTGTTGTTGACGTGTCCCTGGACGTCGAGATCGGCGAACCGGACCTCTTCGGCCACCCAGAAACGGTAGCGGGCGGGATCGGTGGGGGCGGAGGGGACGGCGGACATGGCGTGCTTCACCTTTGGGGCAGAAGCGGCCACTCTGGCGCCTTGCGCGCGGCGGGGCAAGGGGGCCGCCCGCATGAGACGGGTGATGCGAATTCGCGGGCCAACCGCCCCCGCCCGGTGTTATAGGAATCAGCGTACCTTTCCACCGATCGGATCAACCGATGAGCAATGATACCCCCCAGACTGCCGAAGCCCTGTTCGACAAGGCTCTGGAGGTCGCTGAAAAGCACCTGGAAGCCGCGATCAAGGAAGGCGGGATGCTTGGCCCCTATGTGGCCGTGGCGATGATCGAAGCCGCGGTCAATGCCGCGGTGGACGAAACCAGCCACGAAGACGTCGCCGACATGCTGCGCGATCTGGCCGCCCAGATCGAAGCCGACGCCGACGGCGAAGACGAGGAAGACTGAGGCCGGCGGGGGGCGGCCCCACCGCCCCCGCCCGATCATCCCCGGCGCCTCCGTTTCGGCAGCGCAATAACACGCTGCCGCTGTGGATTTTTTGCGCGCCGGCAGGGGCCGCGGAAGCGCCAACATGGCAGCCATCCGCCCCCCCATCCACCCCTTGACGGCCCTGTGCCGCGGGGTCTAGAAATCCTTCCACGTGGTGATTTGGGCGACCGGCTTGCGGGCCACGGAAAACAATCCGCTAAAAAGGTCCGAGCCGCCTCGTCCGCGCCTCGACCCTCCCCGGTCGGGGCTTTTTTGTTTGGCCGGGTGGCCCCACCGGCCGACGAAGGAAGGCACCATGTCTCGGACCGACCACCGCAAACCCGATGTTTCCGCCCTGCGTCCCCGCTCGCAACTGATCCATGGCGGCACCAACCGTTCGGCCTTCGACGAAACGTCGGAAGCCATCTTCCAGACCTCCGGCTATGTCTATGCCGCGGCGGAAGAGGCGGAGGCTGCGTTCGCCAACGACGGGATGCGCCACGTCTATTCGCGCTTCCGCAACCCCACCTGCGCCATGTTCGAGGACCGGCTGGCCGCGTACGAGGGGGCGGAGTGGGCCTATGCCACCTCGTCGGGCATGGCGGCGGTGTTCGCGGCCCTGATGTGCCAGTTGAAGGCCGGCGACCGCATCGTCGCCCCCTACAACCTGTTCATTTCGTGTCTTGTGGTGATCCGCGATATCGCCACCCGTTTCGGTGTCGAAGCGGTCCTGGTGGACGGCACCGACCTGACGCAGTGGGAAGAGGCGCTGTCCAAGCCCACCACCGTGGTGTTCCTGGAAACCCCGTCGAATCCGACGCTGGACATCGTTGATCTGGGGGCCGTGTGCGAACTGGCGCACAAGGCCGGGGCCAAGGTGGTGGTGGACAACGCCTTCGCCACGCCCGTGCTGCAGCGCCCGTTCGAATTCGGCGCCGACGTGGTGATCTATTCCGCCACCAAGCACATCGACGGCCAGGGCCGTTGCCTGGGCGGAATCATCCTGTCCGACAAGGCGTTCGGCAACGACGTGATCCACCCGTTCCTGCGCCACACCGGCCCGACCATCAGCCCGTTCAACGCCTGGGTCCTGCTGAAAGGTCTGGAGACGCTGGATCTGCGGGTCAACGCCATGTGCGCGGGGGCCGATGCCGTCGCCCGGTTCCTGGAGGGTCACCCCAAGGTCGCCCGCGTCAACTATCCCGGTCTGGACAGCCATCCCCAGCGCGCGCTGATCCGCCGCCAGATGACGGCCGGCGGCACCATGATCACGTTCGAGGTCAAGGGCGGCAAGGACGCGGCCTTCGCCACGCTGAACGGGCTGGGGATGGTGATGATCTCCAACAACCTGGGCGATGCCAAGTGCCTGGCCACCCACCCGGCCACCACCACCCACTGCAAGCTGTCCGACGAGGACAAGGCCCGTGCCGGCATCACCCCCGGCCTGATCCGCCTGTCGATCGGACTGGAAGATCCGCAGGACATCATCGAGGATCTGGATCGCGCCCTGTCCAAGGCGTAACCTATCCGTCATAGTCCTTCGAGCGCGGCATGGGACGGAACGAAACCGCCCCATGCTGCGTTTGCGAAGGACAACCGGATTTCAGCCAAGGACACGACCGCATGGGCAAGCGCCGCCACACCGCATCGTTCGCTGACCTGATGAGCAGCGGGGCGCAGATCGCCAGCGTGTACAACCGATTGATGCGAACCGCGGTGCAGCAGAGTGATCTGGGCATCGTGTCGGCCCGCACCATCGGCTACCGCACCGCCATGATGGCGGGGGCTCTGACCGACCCCATCGAACTGACCAACCCCGAATTCGTCCGCATGGGCACGGAAAAGGTGGAAGCGGCGGCGGAATCCGCCGGCGCCCTGGCCCACGGGCTGGCCGACCTGCAAAAGGCGTGGATGGCGCTGTTCATCGCCCCGGCCCAGGCGGTCACCACGGCGCTGTGCGGCTTCGGCGCCTGCCGCTCCCCCACCGACGTGCTGACCGCCCAACGGCAACTGGTGGAGGGCAGCATCATGGCCGGCGTGAACGCCGGGCTGCATTTCGCCGAGTCGGCGGCGGTGCTGGCCGGTGCCGGCCTGCGCCCCATCCACCGCAAGGCCAGCGCCAACGCCCGCCGCCTGGCGCGGGTGAACGGCTGGTAACCGTGTGATTGGGCGGCCGCCCAAGCCCGTCTGGGACGATGCCCCACCCCCCTTTTCTTCTATGGATAAAAGGGGGGAGGTTTGGAGGCGTCAGCCTCCAAGCGGGGCCGGGGATGCTGCCCCGCTGATCGCCCTCAGTGGTCCGCCTTCACCGCGTGGGAGGGCTTGCGGACCCACGGCATGACCAGCAGGGCGCTGCCGAACACGCAGGCCATGACCAGGAAACAGTCGTTGAAGGTCATCACCAGCGCTTCCCGCTGCACCAGGGCGCCCATGATCTTGGCCGCGGCGGCGGTGGCGTCGGCCACGCTGCCGTCGAAGCCCGACGACAGGCTGTCCATCATGTCCTGCACCACCGGGCGGGCCGGGTTCAGGTAATCGCCGATGCGGTTCATGTGCAGCGCGTTGCGGTCGATCATCACCGTGTTGATGGCCGCCAGCCCGATGGCCCCGCCCAGATTGCGCATCAGGTTGTAGAGGCCCGACGCGTTCTTCAGCTTCTCCAGCGGCAGCGTGCCCAGCGCGATGGCGTTGATGGGGATGAAGCACATCATCAGCGACAGCCCGCGCACCATCTGCGGCAGGAACAGTTCCCAGAAATCCGACTGGGCGGTCAGGTGGCTGTTCAGCCACAGCCCCAGCCCGAACAGGCTGAGCCCCATGCCCAGCATGACGCGCAGGTCCAGCTTCTTGGACAAGGCCCCGGCGATGGGCGCCGACAGGAACTGGAACGCCCCCGTCACGATCATCACCATGCCGATCTGAAAGCTGTTCAAGCCCCGCACCCGCGCCAGGAACAGCGGCATCAGATAGACAGCGCCGTAGAGCCCGATGCCGATGATGAAGGAATAGAGCGACCCGATGGCGAAGTTGCGGTCGGCGAAGGCCCGCAGTTCCACGATGGGGTTGCGGTAATAGAGAACCCGCGCGAAGAACGCCACACCCGCCACCGCCGATACCACGGCAAAGATGGCGACCTCCTCGTCCTGCATCCAGTCGTTGCGGGGGCCTTCCTCCACCACGAATTCCAGGCTGCCGAGGAACAGGGCCATGAACAGCAGGCCCCAGACGTCGAAACCCTTCAGCAGCGAACGGTCGCCGCGGTCGATGTGGACGAAGTTCCACACCAGCGACGCCACCACGATGCCCGGCACCACGTTCATCAGGAACAGCCAGTGCCAGGAAAAGCTCTGGGTCAGCCACCCGCCCAGCGTCGGCCCCAGGGTGGGGGCCAGCGTGGCGACCAGACCGATCAGCACCGACACCCCCGCCTGTTTCGGGCCGGGGAACAGGGCGAAGCTGGTGGCGAACACGGTGGGGATCATCGCCCCGCCGATGAAGCCCTGCAGCGCCCGGTACAGGATCATCGTCTCGATGGACCCGGCAAAGGCGCACGCGATGCTCATCAGCGTGAACCCGATGGCCGAGGCGGTGAACAGCACCCGCGTGGACAGGATGCGCGACAGCAT
This DNA window, taken from Azospirillum fermentarium, encodes the following:
- a CDS encoding acyl-CoA thioesterase, whose translation is MSAVPSAPTDPARYRFWVAEEVRFADLDVQGHVNNNAFGVFFEHGRVEFLRHLDGFGPDKPWLIALARSVIDYRAELHYPASIRIGMGVLRLGNTSLTLGGAVFKGDACISTQEAVCVLLDAGTRRPTPVPDSLRAALSSHSLV
- a CDS encoding methyl-accepting chemotaxis protein: MVAVLAVGAAAITGLSLWLSRQASQAAAIALTAELAEHQTARVSADIAQAVDSARAIADLIAAERSTGEPRRTVVNRFLARVAGANPSYAGVWVDMADNGFDGHDAAFTARDGEILGLPNTGRMSLLWLPGDKEPKADDSEGVTYEEVQTKTYYRSAATARKEVVTEPYLDDLTKALMTSAAMPVMDGGAVIGVAGIDLSLAGLTEAVAQVKPYGDGFVAVLSASGRYVAHPTAGRLSQTADDLPAAARQAVAEGRVFEGDAMLNGRDYYLRVSPIRFSRTDGAWAFMVAVPRASIMADANRLTLLVGLVGLGCIAVGTLVALALGGGLARPLAAMTEAMKRLADGDLTTSIPALDRADEAGTMARAVDVFKNGLIRAHELDLAQKAEWQAREARATTLATLQRGFEGKAGGLSGELSASAVQLKATAESLLAIAERTSGQTASVTVAAQQSSSNVQTVAATTEQLSASIRGIGRQLEESARITGEAVSSVEQTNTTVAALAQGAQQIGDVVTLIQSIAAQTNLLALNATIEAARAGEAGKGFAVVASEVKNLASQTAKATEDIVAQVDEIRAVTGQTVQSIQGIGDTIAQVNRIAATISAAVEEQGVATEEIARNIQQAAQGAREVSDTMDDIRRAAAQTGAAASQVLAAAGTVAERSGSLTVEVDHFFTAVHKA
- the metZ gene encoding O-succinylhomoserine sulfhydrylase — encoded protein: MSRTDHRKPDVSALRPRSQLIHGGTNRSAFDETSEAIFQTSGYVYAAAEEAEAAFANDGMRHVYSRFRNPTCAMFEDRLAAYEGAEWAYATSSGMAAVFAALMCQLKAGDRIVAPYNLFISCLVVIRDIATRFGVEAVLVDGTDLTQWEEALSKPTTVVFLETPSNPTLDIVDLGAVCELAHKAGAKVVVDNAFATPVLQRPFEFGADVVIYSATKHIDGQGRCLGGIILSDKAFGNDVIHPFLRHTGPTISPFNAWVLLKGLETLDLRVNAMCAGADAVARFLEGHPKVARVNYPGLDSHPQRALIRRQMTAGGTMITFEVKGGKDAAFATLNGLGMVMISNNLGDAKCLATHPATTTHCKLSDEDKARAGITPGLIRLSIGLEDPQDIIEDLDRALSKA
- a CDS encoding acetyl-CoA carboxylase carboxyltransferase subunit alpha, whose amino-acid sequence is MHTFLEFEKPIAELEGKIEELRHLTNAGDINIADEVGKLQAKVDKLLRQTYAKLTPAQKVQVARHPNRPHGLDYIKALVEDFTPLAGDRHFAEDEAIIGGLGRFRGRSVVVIAQEKGHDTETRVRHNFGMAKPEGYRKAQRLMFLAERFRLPVVTLVDTAGAFPGVDAEERGQAEAIAKSIETCLRIGVPLVAAVIGEGGSGGAIALAAADRVLMLEHAIYSVISPEGCASILWRNPNNASDAATALRVTSQDLKELGVIDSVILEPIGGAHRDPADIAKALGDAIEEALSELDGLDAATLKAARRAKFLAMGQKGLS
- a CDS encoding DHA2 family efflux MFS transporter permease subunit, with product MAASLSPTADGARPQAPSDGAAPALPPAPPTLLAGDDAAGGSPSSSPAPAPVHHGERQVTGRDWAGFLAMIVGMFMAILDIQIVASSLSEIQAGLSASADEISWVQTSYLIAEVVMIPLSGMLSRILSTRVLFTASAIGFTLMSIACAFAGSIETMILYRALQGFIGGAMIPTVFATSFALFPGPKQAGVSVLIGLVATLAPTLGPTLGGWLTQSFSWHWLFLMNVVPGIVVASLVWNFVHIDRGDRSLLKGFDVWGLLFMALFLGSLEFVVEEGPRNDWMQDEEVAIFAVVSAVAGVAFFARVLYYRNPIVELRAFADRNFAIGSLYSFIIGIGLYGAVYLMPLFLARVRGLNSFQIGMVMIVTGAFQFLSAPIAGALSKKLDLRVMLGMGLSLFGLGLWLNSHLTAQSDFWELFLPQMVRGLSLMMCFIPINAIALGTLPLEKLKNASGLYNLMRNLGGAIGLAAINTVMIDRNALHMNRIGDYLNPARPVVQDMMDSLSSGFDGSVADATAAAAKIMGALVQREALVMTFNDCFLVMACVFGSALLVMPWVRKPSHAVKADH
- a CDS encoding class I SAM-dependent RNA methyltransferase → MNARRPVRRPAPAPAPQTIDVTITAVGARGDGLAQQGGVRLYVPFTIAGERVSVRAGLGAAKEGKGEGVRAELLEIIEPSPHRVPPPCSHFGVCGGCTLQHMDDGAYADWKVAQVRTVLDRVGLAGVPLHPLARTAPLGRRRARFAALKRGKRVWLGFNGRQSHRVADLAECPVIHPALLGLLAPARELLAGILPDGGACDLMVSVADGGLDLLLVGPPALDRRARERLAVFAEDQKLARVAWQAEDGGDSEPVAHRGGATIRFGSAIIEPAPGAFQQASDAGQAALTAAVVEAVGPGPKRIVDLFAGLGTFTFPLAERGTVHAVEGDAAALASLSRGAANRRITWERRDLFTDPLTVKELDRFEAVVFDPPRAGAAAQASALASSAVPLVVGVSCSPATFARDARTLTDGGYRLTHVVPVDQFLWAAHVELVGVFVR
- a CDS encoding phasin family protein, whose amino-acid sequence is MGKRRHTASFADLMSSGAQIASVYNRLMRTAVQQSDLGIVSARTIGYRTAMMAGALTDPIELTNPEFVRMGTEKVEAAAESAGALAHGLADLQKAWMALFIAPAQAVTTALCGFGACRSPTDVLTAQRQLVEGSIMAGVNAGLHFAESAAVLAGAGLRPIHRKASANARRLARVNGW